A single Salmo trutta chromosome 14, fSalTru1.1, whole genome shotgun sequence DNA region contains:
- the LOC115207503 gene encoding transmembrane protein 51, translating to MCSSSGPDSSGYGGSRSGSSYALCALGVGLIALGVVMIVWTVVPGDAPQTTKAPGNFSVIVPVDHAGDGEKDRETAKTSSIAYVLVGAGVAMLLLSIYLGVRNKRRGSQRGQETQVPFVDHVAGEAREIAGEPAPAYDVPSYEEAVTSGQYPIRQSNLRHSTSQLPSYEDLISAVENEGEGPRAVTSEEVPPTTPALDPQPTPAAAANPPTRSSSRASRILRPLRVRRIKSEKLHLKDFRFKVRNPTDVKVTIEPITPPPQYDDKMPEF from the exons ATGTGTTCCAGTAGCGGTCCAGACAGCTCCGGCTACGGGGGCAGCCGGTCCGGCTCCTCGTATGCTCTGTGTGCCTTGGGGGTGGGGCTCATAGCCCTGGGCGTCGTCATGATCGTGTGGACTGTGGTGCCCGGGGATGCTCCCCAAACAACCAAGGCTCCGGGCAACTTCAGTGTTATTGTACCAGTGGACCATGctggggatggagagaaagacagggaaacAGCGAAGACCTCATCAATAGCCTATGTGCTGGTGGGGGCGGGggtggccatgctgctgctgtCCATCTACCTGGGGgtaaggaacaagaggagggggAGCCAAAGAGGACAGGAGACACAGGTCCCCTTTGTGGACCATGTGGCTGGGGAGGCAAGAGAGAT TGCAGGGGAGCCAGCACCAGCCTACGACGTGCCCAGCTATGAGGAGGCGGTCACCAGTGGCCAGTACCCCATACGCCAGAGCAACTTACGCCACAGCACCTCCCAGCTGCCTTCATACGAAGACCTCATCAGTGCTGTGGAAAACGAGGGGGAGGGACCAAGAGCAGTCACTTCAGAGGAGGTTCCTCCCACCACTCCGGCCCTGGATCCCCAGCCCACCCCTGCCGCTGCAGCCAACCCCCCCACCCGCAGCAGCAGTCGGGCTAGCCGGATACTACGGCCGCTCAGGGTACGCAGAATCAAGTCAGAGAAACTCCATCTGAAGGACTTCCGTTTTAAAGTCCGCAACCCTACTGATGTGAAGGTGACCATTGAACCCATTACGCCGCCACCACAGTATGACGATAAGATGCCTGAGTTCTGA